One Sphingomonas sp. FARSPH DNA segment encodes these proteins:
- the pyrC gene encoding dihydroorotase produces MTDRLTIRRPDDWHVHLREGAMLRAVAGATARQFARAIIMPNLTPPVTDIAAAQAYRARIMTAVTAAAGPDHGFTPLMTCYLTDHSDAAEIARGYENGTFAACKLYPAHATTNSAHGVTDILALRDVLETMQRIGMPLLIHGEVTDRAIDIFDREAVFLDRVLTPLIAAYPALRIVLEHITTAEAAAFVAEADHPIAATITPQHLIINRNAIFDGGLRPHAYCLPVAKREAHRLAVRRAAVSGSARFFLGTDSAPHVVGAKESGCGCAGIYNAPFALEAYLQVFDEEGALDRFEGFVSEHGARFYGLPLNEGTVTLVRAPVDVPATTGTGETAVVPFLAGQTLAWRMAD; encoded by the coding sequence ATGACCGATCGCCTGACCATCCGCCGCCCCGACGACTGGCACGTCCACCTGCGCGAAGGCGCGATGCTGCGCGCGGTTGCCGGCGCCACCGCACGCCAGTTCGCGCGTGCGATAATCATGCCCAATCTGACCCCGCCGGTTACCGACATCGCCGCGGCACAGGCGTATCGCGCGCGGATCATGACGGCGGTCACGGCGGCCGCGGGCCCCGACCACGGCTTCACCCCACTGATGACCTGCTATCTCACCGATCACAGCGATGCGGCCGAGATCGCGCGCGGCTACGAGAACGGCACGTTCGCGGCGTGCAAGCTCTATCCCGCGCACGCGACGACCAATTCGGCGCATGGCGTCACCGATATCCTCGCGCTGCGCGACGTGCTGGAGACGATGCAGCGGATCGGCATGCCATTGCTGATCCATGGCGAGGTGACCGATCGCGCGATCGACATCTTCGATCGCGAGGCGGTGTTCCTCGATCGCGTGCTGACGCCGCTGATCGCCGCCTATCCCGCGCTCCGGATCGTGCTCGAGCACATCACCACCGCGGAGGCCGCCGCCTTCGTCGCCGAGGCCGACCATCCGATCGCCGCGACGATCACGCCGCAGCATCTCATCATTAACCGCAACGCGATCTTCGACGGCGGCCTGCGCCCGCACGCTTATTGCCTGCCCGTCGCCAAGCGCGAGGCGCATCGGCTCGCGGTGCGCCGCGCCGCGGTGTCGGGCAGCGCGCGCTTCTTCCTTGGGACCGACAGCGCGCCGCATGTCGTCGGCGCGAAAGAATCGGGCTGCGGCTGCGCGGGCATCTACAACGCGCCGTTCGCGCTCGAGGCGTATCTGCAGGTGTTCGACGAGGAAGGCGCGCTCGACCGGTTCGAAGGCTTCGTGTCGGAACATGGCGCGCGCTTCTACGGCCTGCCGCTCAACGAGGGGACGGTGACGCTGGTCCGCGCGCCGGTCGACGTGCCCGCGACGACGGGCACGGGCGAGACGGCGGTGGTGCCGTTCCTCGCCGGTCAGACGCTCGCGTGGCGGATGGCGGACTGA
- a CDS encoding UDP-glucose dehydrogenase family protein encodes MRITMIGSGYVGLVSGACFSDFGHDVICVDKDESKIAALKAGRMPIYEPGLEALVEKNVAAGRLSFTTDLAASVAGVDAIFIAVGTPSRRGDGHADLSYVFAATEEIAAAVTGPTVVVTKSTVPVGTGDKVEAILREKRPDVDVQVVSNPEFLREGAAIGDFKRPDRIVIGTEDDGARKVMQGVYRPLYLNESPILFTGRRTSELIKYAANAFLATKITFINEIADLCEAVGANVQDVSRGIGLDNRIGKKFLHAGPGYGGSCFPKDTLALLKTAEDFETPVHIVEAVVKVNDSRKRAMGRKVLNALGGAEAARGKSVALLGLTFKPNTDDMRDAPSIAIAQALTDAGVTVRAFDPEGTEQAKRMMPDLTYCSDAYEAATGADAVVIVTEWDAFRALDLTRLKQTMAAPVLVDLRNIYRREEVEALGFGYTAVGR; translated from the coding sequence ATGCGCATTACGATGATCGGCTCGGGCTATGTGGGCCTGGTATCGGGGGCCTGTTTCTCGGACTTCGGCCATGACGTGATCTGCGTCGACAAGGACGAGAGCAAGATCGCCGCGCTCAAGGCCGGCCGGATGCCGATCTACGAGCCGGGGCTCGAAGCGCTGGTCGAAAAGAACGTCGCGGCGGGCCGGTTGAGCTTCACCACCGACCTCGCCGCGTCCGTCGCAGGCGTCGATGCGATCTTCATCGCGGTCGGCACGCCGTCGCGGCGCGGTGACGGCCATGCCGACCTCAGCTACGTGTTCGCTGCGACCGAGGAGATCGCCGCGGCGGTGACCGGACCGACGGTGGTCGTCACCAAGTCGACCGTGCCAGTCGGCACCGGCGACAAGGTCGAGGCGATCCTGCGCGAGAAGCGCCCAGACGTCGACGTCCAGGTCGTCTCCAACCCCGAATTCCTGCGCGAGGGCGCGGCGATCGGCGACTTCAAGCGTCCCGACCGTATCGTCATCGGCACCGAAGACGACGGTGCGCGCAAGGTCATGCAGGGCGTCTATCGCCCGCTCTATCTCAACGAATCGCCGATCCTGTTCACCGGCCGCCGCACCAGCGAGCTGATCAAATATGCCGCCAACGCCTTCCTGGCGACCAAGATCACCTTCATCAACGAGATCGCCGATCTGTGCGAGGCGGTCGGCGCGAACGTGCAGGACGTCAGCCGCGGCATCGGCCTGGACAACCGCATCGGCAAGAAGTTTCTGCACGCCGGCCCCGGCTATGGCGGGTCCTGCTTCCCCAAGGACACGCTGGCGCTGCTCAAGACCGCGGAGGATTTCGAGACGCCCGTCCACATCGTCGAGGCGGTGGTCAAGGTGAACGACAGCCGCAAGCGCGCGATGGGCCGCAAGGTGCTCAATGCGCTGGGCGGCGCGGAAGCCGCGCGGGGCAAGAGCGTCGCGCTGCTCGGCCTGACGTTCAAGCCCAACACCGACGACATGCGCGACGCGCCGTCGATCGCGATCGCGCAGGCGCTGACCGACGCGGGCGTGACCGTTCGCGCGTTCGACCCCGAGGGCACCGAGCAGGCGAAGCGGATGATGCCCGACCTGACCTATTGCAGCGACGCCTACGAGGCGGCGACCGGCGCGGACGCGGTGGTGATCGTCACCGAATGGGACGCGTTCCGCGCGCTCGACCTGACCCGGCTGAAGCAGACGATGGCCGCGCCGGTGCTCGTCGACCTGCGCAACATCTACCGCCGCGAAGAGGTCGAGGCGCTCGGTTTCGGCTATACCGCCGTCGGGCGCTGA
- a CDS encoding DUF2163 domain-containing protein: MSGAPETIALGTIALCWRIERRDGVAIGLTAHDRDLVIDGLIHRAAPGMTPSAVVRSAGLDADTMDVAGALTSGAIREADLIAGRWDGARVRVFAVDWAKGTRVAALGEGTIGGVELAQGGFTAELAGAAAALARPVAEETSAECRATLGDARCRVALARRRRFVRVVAAAGRVLTLDRAEPVAGAYAEGRARWFGGANAGIEQVVAGSGGDTVTLAQAPPFAVAAGALIELVEGCDKSLATCAGRFGNAANFRGEPHLPGIDLLTRYPGG, encoded by the coding sequence GTGAGCGGCGCCCCGGAGACGATCGCCCTGGGTACGATTGCATTGTGCTGGCGGATCGAACGGCGCGACGGTGTCGCGATCGGGCTGACCGCGCACGACCGCGACCTCGTCATCGACGGGCTGATCCACCGCGCTGCGCCGGGGATGACGCCGTCCGCTGTGGTGCGGTCCGCGGGGCTGGACGCCGACACGATGGACGTCGCGGGGGCGCTGACCAGCGGGGCGATTCGCGAGGCGGACCTTATCGCGGGGCGATGGGACGGTGCGCGGGTTCGCGTTTTCGCGGTCGATTGGGCGAAGGGCACGCGCGTCGCCGCGCTGGGCGAGGGAACGATCGGCGGGGTCGAACTGGCGCAGGGCGGCTTTACCGCAGAGCTGGCGGGGGCGGCCGCCGCGCTGGCGCGACCGGTGGCGGAGGAGACGTCGGCGGAATGTCGTGCGACGCTGGGCGACGCGCGGTGCCGCGTCGCGCTGGCCCGGCGGCGGCGCTTCGTCCGCGTCGTGGCGGCGGCGGGGCGGGTGCTGACGCTGGACCGCGCGGAGCCGGTGGCGGGCGCCTATGCCGAAGGACGCGCGCGCTGGTTCGGCGGCGCCAATGCGGGGATCGAGCAGGTGGTGGCGGGTTCCGGGGGCGATACGGTGACGCTGGCGCAGGCGCCGCCGTTCGCGGTCGCGGCGGGGGCGCTGATCGAACTGGTCGAGGGATGCGACAAGAGTCTGGCGACCTGCGCAGGCCGGTTCGGCAATGCGGCGAATTTCCGCGGCGAGCCGCATCTGCCGGGGATCGACCTGCTGACCCGCTATCCGGGTGGGTGA
- a CDS encoding DUF2793 domain-containing protein yields the protein MSDFLSDRFALPLLAAGQAGKELTHNEAIAAIDLTMQAAVVGVGTNVPPADPQRGACWIVGDRPVDAWQGHAGCLAGWTGAGWRFVVPREGFAAWNSFAARTIIYSGGLWRDGDILAARIIVNGDVVVGARTAAIPDPTGGTTIDGEARATLGAVLAALRRHGLIAT from the coding sequence ATGAGCGATTTTCTTTCCGACCGATTCGCACTGCCGCTGCTCGCGGCCGGGCAGGCGGGCAAGGAACTGACCCACAACGAGGCGATCGCGGCGATCGATCTGACGATGCAGGCGGCCGTCGTCGGCGTCGGAACCAACGTGCCGCCGGCCGATCCGCAGCGCGGTGCATGCTGGATCGTGGGCGATCGGCCGGTCGATGCGTGGCAGGGCCACGCGGGGTGCCTGGCGGGATGGACGGGGGCGGGATGGCGCTTCGTCGTGCCACGCGAAGGGTTCGCCGCATGGAATAGTTTCGCTGCAAGAACAATCATTTACTCGGGCGGACTGTGGCGCGATGGTGACATTCTGGCGGCACGGATCATCGTCAACGGGGACGTCGTCGTCGGTGCCAGGACGGCGGCGATTCCCGATCCGACGGGCGGCACGACCATCGACGGCGAGGCGCGCGCGACACTGGGCGCCGTGCTGGCGGCGCTGCGGCGGCACGGGCTGATCGCCACCTGA
- a CDS encoding OmpA family protein: MRKLAAVLALASTALASPALARDKSWYVGIEGGAMIVEDIDYDIGATSKAATVNHNYGYDVDGVVGYDFGGFRVETEVGYRRATVDSYRSTLTTPTYTAAGLGNSPAGQYDYAGGSTSALSFMLNGLLDFGADDGIQGFVGGGVGVARVKAKYGLNTRGNFLDDSDTVFAWQGLAGVRAPLTDHIDATLKYRFFNADNVKLVDVTNRTFDGRYRSHSILGGVTYNFGSPTPPPPPPPPPPPPPPPPPPPAPVAEPPVCSPGPFIVFFEWDKSDITPEAASILDNAVTQYQSCNSAKVMVAGYTDTSGTAKYNMGLSQRRADAVKAYLSSHAIPDGAISTEAFGETHLRVQTADGVREVQNRRVEITYGPGAGQ; this comes from the coding sequence ATGCGGAAGCTTGCTGCCGTTCTGGCATTGGCATCCACCGCTCTCGCCTCTCCGGCCCTCGCCCGCGACAAGTCGTGGTACGTGGGTATCGAAGGCGGTGCGATGATTGTCGAAGATATCGACTATGACATCGGCGCGACCTCGAAGGCTGCGACCGTCAACCACAATTATGGCTACGACGTCGACGGCGTCGTCGGTTACGACTTCGGCGGCTTCCGCGTCGAGACCGAGGTTGGCTATCGTCGTGCGACGGTGGACAGCTATCGCTCGACCCTGACCACCCCGACCTACACGGCGGCTGGTCTGGGCAACTCGCCGGCTGGCCAGTATGACTATGCCGGCGGTTCGACCTCGGCGCTCAGCTTCATGCTGAACGGCCTGCTCGACTTCGGTGCCGACGACGGCATCCAGGGCTTCGTCGGCGGCGGTGTCGGTGTCGCGCGCGTCAAGGCCAAGTACGGCCTGAACACCCGCGGCAACTTCCTCGACGACTCGGACACCGTGTTCGCGTGGCAGGGCCTCGCCGGCGTTCGCGCCCCGCTGACCGACCACATCGACGCGACGCTGAAGTATCGCTTCTTCAACGCCGACAACGTCAAGCTGGTCGACGTCACCAACCGCACGTTCGACGGTCGCTATCGCTCGCACAGCATCCTGGGCGGCGTGACCTACAACTTCGGTTCGCCGACCCCGCCGCCGCCGCCGCCTCCGCCGCCGCCGCCGCCTCCCCCGCCGCCCCCGCCGCCGGCGCCGGTTGCGGAGCCGCCGGTCTGCTCGCCGGGACCGTTCATCGTGTTCTTCGAGTGGGACAAGTCGGACATCACGCCGGAAGCGGCGTCGATCCTCGACAACGCCGTGACGCAGTATCAGAGCTGCAACAGCGCGAAGGTGATGGTTGCGGGTTACACCGACACGTCGGGTACGGCGAAGTACAACATGGGTCTCTCGCAGCGTCGTGCCGACGCGGTGAAGGCTTATCTGTCTTCGCATGCGATCCCGGATGGCGCGATTTCGACGGAAGCCTTCGGCGAGACGCACCTGCGCGTTCAGACCGCGGACGGCGTCCGCGAGGTCCAGAACCGTCGCGTCGAGATCACCTATGGTCCGGGTGCGGGGCAGTAA
- a CDS encoding phage tail protein, with translation MATLVLTAVGTAVGGPIGGAIGAMLGQAIDQRLFRAPASEGPRLSELAIQTSSYGTTIPVLFGRIRVAGTVIWATDLIETSARTGGGKGSAGANRYSYAASFAVALSGRPIRSVGRIWAEGQLIRGAAGDWKVATGFRLHTGDEDQGADPLIASAEGATPAYRGIAYAVFERLPLERFGNRIPSLTFEVEADDGPVDSGAIAAAVCAEATASGGVALGGFAASGSVRGTLETLTAIDGGCWRAEGSGVVRVDGGVPVDVADAGFAAGRPVGVGRRSLAPLDRVPREIAVAHHDPARDYQIGVQRVARAGAGLRRDRIDLPAVLAAESAKGVAAAMLSRAEAARTRRSVALGLEGIGIAPGACVRVAEDPTRWRVMRASVEGLVTTLDLVPVGEAPAVRPATSGRVLAAPDLTIGHTVLAVVELPGLGDVPATLPRVSIFAAGTGAGWRQASLLYSLDDGASWTPVGATAEPAVLGTIVVPPVRAAPGLLDAVSRVEVALRHDRSALGDADATALARGVNLALLGDELVQFGRATRLAPGRWRLEELRRGLRGTEAIIGTQAAGDRFVLVEPAATRTLDLPGDAIGRTLRIIASSSGDGDTPASARVDIDGRSVAPPSPVHLTAMRDGDGVMVRWTRRSRTGWGWVDAIDAPLAEEREAYRVRIVDADGRATAIETTAPQLRITAAAWPGPGGHIAVSQAGTLAASAPAMLFIDGAEP, from the coding sequence ATGGCGACCTTGGTGCTGACCGCGGTGGGGACGGCGGTGGGCGGGCCGATCGGCGGCGCGATCGGCGCGATGCTGGGCCAGGCGATCGACCAGCGCCTGTTCCGCGCCCCCGCGAGCGAGGGGCCGCGATTGTCGGAGCTGGCGATCCAGACGTCGAGCTACGGGACGACGATCCCGGTGCTGTTCGGGCGGATCCGCGTCGCGGGCACGGTGATCTGGGCGACCGACCTGATCGAGACGAGCGCGCGGACGGGCGGCGGCAAGGGGAGCGCGGGGGCCAACCGCTATAGCTATGCGGCCTCGTTCGCGGTGGCGCTGTCGGGACGGCCAATCCGGTCGGTGGGGCGGATCTGGGCGGAGGGCCAGCTGATCCGCGGCGCGGCGGGCGACTGGAAGGTGGCGACGGGGTTTCGCCTGCACACGGGCGACGAAGATCAGGGGGCCGACCCGCTGATCGCATCGGCCGAAGGCGCAACGCCCGCCTATCGCGGGATCGCCTATGCGGTGTTCGAGCGGTTGCCGCTGGAGCGGTTCGGCAACCGCATCCCGTCCCTGACCTTCGAGGTGGAGGCGGACGACGGCCCGGTCGACAGCGGTGCGATCGCGGCGGCGGTATGTGCGGAGGCGACCGCGTCGGGCGGCGTCGCGCTCGGCGGATTTGCGGCGAGCGGCAGCGTGCGCGGCACGCTGGAGACACTGACCGCGATCGATGGGGGATGCTGGCGTGCGGAAGGGTCGGGCGTCGTGCGCGTCGACGGCGGCGTGCCGGTCGACGTCGCGGATGCGGGCTTTGCCGCGGGACGGCCGGTGGGCGTCGGGCGCCGCAGTCTCGCGCCGCTCGACCGCGTGCCGCGCGAGATCGCGGTCGCGCACCACGATCCGGCGCGCGATTACCAGATCGGGGTGCAGCGCGTGGCGCGCGCGGGCGCGGGGCTGCGCCGCGACCGGATCGACCTGCCCGCGGTGCTGGCGGCGGAGAGCGCCAAGGGCGTGGCGGCGGCGATGCTGTCGCGCGCGGAGGCGGCGCGCACGCGGCGCAGCGTCGCGCTGGGGCTGGAAGGAATCGGGATCGCGCCGGGCGCGTGCGTGCGCGTGGCCGAGGATCCGACGCGGTGGCGGGTGATGCGCGCGAGCGTCGAGGGACTGGTGACGACGCTCGACCTCGTGCCCGTCGGCGAGGCACCGGCGGTGCGGCCGGCGACGAGCGGGCGCGTGCTTGCCGCCCCCGACCTGACGATCGGGCATACGGTGCTGGCGGTCGTCGAGCTGCCGGGTCTGGGCGACGTCCCCGCGACGCTGCCGCGGGTTTCCATTTTCGCCGCCGGAACCGGTGCGGGGTGGCGGCAGGCGTCGCTGCTCTACAGCCTGGACGACGGCGCGAGCTGGACACCCGTCGGCGCGACGGCGGAACCCGCGGTGCTCGGCACGATCGTGGTGCCGCCGGTGCGCGCGGCGCCGGGGCTGCTCGATGCGGTCAGCCGCGTCGAGGTCGCGTTGCGGCACGACCGATCGGCGTTGGGCGATGCGGATGCGACGGCGCTGGCGCGCGGCGTCAATCTGGCGCTGCTCGGCGACGAGCTGGTCCAGTTCGGTCGGGCGACGCGGCTGGCGCCGGGGCGATGGCGGCTGGAAGAGCTGCGGCGCGGGCTGCGCGGGACGGAGGCGATAATCGGGACACAGGCGGCGGGCGACCGCTTCGTCCTCGTCGAGCCGGCAGCCACGCGCACGCTCGATCTGCCGGGCGATGCGATCGGGCGGACGCTGCGCATCATCGCGAGCAGCAGCGGCGACGGCGACACGCCGGCCAGCGCGCGGGTGGACATCGACGGGCGATCGGTGGCGCCCCCTTCACCGGTCCACCTGACCGCGATGCGCGACGGCGATGGCGTGATGGTGCGCTGGACGCGGCGGAGCCGTACGGGCTGGGGCTGGGTGGATGCGATCGACGCGCCGCTGGCCGAGGAACGCGAGGCGTATCGCGTGCGGATCGTCGATGCCGATGGCCGGGCCACGGCGATCGAGACGACCGCACCGCAGTTGCGCATCACGGCGGCTGCCTGGCCCGGGCCGGGCGGGCACATCGCGGTGTCGCAGGCCGGGACGCTGGCCGCGTCCGCGCCCGCCATGCTTTTCATCGATGGAGCCGAACCATGA
- the ygfZ gene encoding CAF17-like 4Fe-4S cluster assembly/insertion protein YgfZ: MTATMLADRSLLRLSGEGVRDFLQGLVTCDLATLAPDRPIWGALLTPQGKALFDFLLWDDGEAVLVDAEAAQRDALARRLAMYRLRRAIAIDPVDDRAVHWSRDGTIGVPDPRLPALGRRWLGPAAPATADWHAHRLALGVTEGVAELGSGETLWLECNARELNGVSFTKGCYVGQENTARMHHRSKVNRRLVIAPLAAPGDRTRARYPDLGLMVEHRRVDGLGDALVPDWLAAAIAEDQRPTAV; encoded by the coding sequence ATGACCGCCACGATGCTCGCCGACCGTTCGCTGCTCCGCCTGTCGGGGGAGGGTGTGCGCGATTTCCTGCAGGGCCTCGTCACCTGCGACCTTGCCACCCTCGCACCGGATCGGCCGATCTGGGGCGCACTGCTGACGCCGCAGGGCAAGGCGCTGTTCGATTTTCTGCTGTGGGACGATGGCGAAGCCGTGCTGGTCGATGCGGAGGCGGCGCAGCGCGACGCGCTCGCGCGGCGGCTCGCAATGTATCGGCTGCGGCGCGCGATCGCGATCGATCCCGTCGACGATCGCGCCGTCCATTGGTCGCGTGACGGGACGATCGGCGTGCCCGACCCGCGCCTGCCCGCACTCGGCCGCCGCTGGCTCGGCCCCGCCGCGCCGGCTACGGCCGACTGGCACGCGCATCGCCTGGCACTGGGCGTGACCGAGGGGGTGGCCGAACTCGGCAGTGGCGAGACACTCTGGCTCGAATGCAATGCGCGCGAGCTCAACGGCGTCAGCTTCACCAAGGGCTGCTACGTCGGGCAGGAAAACACCGCGCGCATGCATCACCGCAGCAAGGTGAACCGCCGTCTCGTCATCGCGCCGCTCGCCGCGCCGGGCGACCGGACGCGGGCGCGGTATCCCGATCTCGGCCTGATGGTCGAGCATCGCCGGGTCGATGGGCTCGGCGACGCGTTGGTCCCCGATTGGCTGGCCGCAGCGATCGCCGAGGATCAGCGCCCGACGGCGGTATAG